ACTGTCTATGCTGGGCTTACTACCCACCTGCGGGTGTCTTGTGCTCAGCGGGAACGTCTCTGAACGCGGCATTCCTCGCGGTGAACCTGAGGCGGGATCTCCTCCACACGCGCCCCCCTGTTCCTCCTTCCCGCTCTGTTTAAACGCGGGGAATGTAAACCTCCGAAACAGTTTGTTGCCCAATACCGTGAACGTCGTTGAGGAGCTGGTAACAGGTGGTGTAAAATCTGGAATTTCTGTGTTGGCCGTCGTTGAAACGTTTCTAAACATAGTTTTGGTTTTGTGTAAAGGCATTTTCGAACGGTCAGGAGGTGCAGGACTGAGGATGCTTGTGGGCAAACTGCACCTTTTCTGGTAGTAGCTGTCGTCAAATCTCCTCACACTAAAGTCAGGTCCTGTTTTCAGTTTGACATTATCCCATTCGTCTTTGCCTTTGTTGCCTGTGATAGGAGTTAGTAGGATACCAAGACGAGAGGACGAAGAGGATATTGGCGCAGATATTGACACGCAGCTTTTTGTGGTTTTGAGGTTGTTTTTGGCCGGCCGAGGCGAATAGAGAACCGACATGTGATTGAGATGCTCAGATCCTCTGGTAAGAGGAGGCAGGTGATTGTCAGAGCTGGTGAACTTTTCCCCAGGTTTGGTGATGACACAGATTGTTTTCAGTTTTGGGCAGGTCTGGAGGTTGTTAGATCGAGGAGGGGGTTTGGGGGTGAGGACACCCGAGAAAACCAGCTCCTGTGGGAATGTGGGgatgtcaatctctctctcaaactCCTCAATGGAATCCATTGACTGTAATCGACTCTTTAAGATCAAAGAATTTCTTCTGCGACCCGAACGCCTCGGGAGCCATGTCCCGTCCACTGCGGTCAAGCTGTCACTTTGGGGACACACCTGGAGAACGTCTGGTGTCTTAATGGGATCCAATAACTTTCTCTCCAACTTCTCCTCATTTATGTTACAATCCGAGCTGACGTGGGAATGACCATCTTTCtgacctccaatgtcattttcaCGGGTTTTCTTTGAGTTACTGGTTAGCGCATAAAAACAGTCTGTGTGGCCGAGAAACTTTGCTACCTCCACTGCCGAGTTACCAACTTTATTCTGTCGGTCTATTTGAAGCCCCAGTCTCTTGAAGGCTCTCACCAAGAACGCAACGACCGGTGAGTGACCAGCCACTGCCGCGTACATCAGCGCAGTGTTCCCCCACGCGTCAACCATCTCTGGATCTGCGTTGTTTCTAACCAAAATCTTCACCGCGTCAAGGTAACCCTTTTCACATGCGTAACTGAGCGCAGTGCGGCCGCTCTCGTCTTGACAATTGACGCTGGCGCCCTTATGGAGAAGCATCTCTATGAATTTGGACCTGGTCTGACATTCGGGTAGCAGAACAGATGAGATGAGAGGGGTCTGCGCGCCCTCCGTTTTGGAGTCGATGATTTTCCCATCCAGTGCGTCGAGAATGAACCTCGCCAAGTGGACCTTATCGTTCGACATGGCCTCGAGGAGGATTCTGGTGCCTGTTTGGCTGCTGGACTTCTCCGGAAGTTTCAACATGATGACTTAATTGATAGAATAACGGTTTTATGTATGTTAGACACGAAGCAGTATCTGTTCAGGAGCAGGTTTGGTGTAACCTCTCTCCCAACCTGATACACACCGCAAAAAAACATACCGCCCCTCAAAGCTGTTTTATAGTCACGAAAAGCCATGGAGTTGCCAGGACAACGCTAACATCATTATCATACTTTTTCAGTTTTCTAATGGAATCACTAATAGCCTAATTGTGATAAGGTGCTTCAGAGGCTGCACCGCCTGTTTGTGTGTAGGGGTCTGGGGGACTGTGAATTAATTTAGCTCTTATTGAATGCGATTATTGCAACTGGAACAGAACAGTAGCCTACAGCCCATGCCTGCCAGGGTTCATTGCAGTCGAAATTCAGTttttactgtgtactgtatcatattgtacaaaaAATGAtaaaactaacactgtaaaagtgtgactTTTTTTcagtgttacagttgaagtcggaagtctacatacacttaggttggagtcattaaaactcgtttttcaaccacttcacacatttcttgttaacaaactatagttttggcaagtcggttaggacatctactttgtgcatgacacaagtaatttttccaacaattgtttacagacagattatttcacttattttcactgtatcacaattccagtgggtcagaagttcacatacactaagttgactgtgcctttaaacagcttggaaaattccagaaaattatattatggctttagaagcttctgataggctaaattacataatttgagtcaattggaggtgtacctgtggatgttttccaaggcctacctccaaactcagtgcctctttgcttgacatcatggggaaatcaaaagaaatcagccaagacctcagaaaaaaaattctagacctccacaagtctggttcatccttgggagcaatttccaaacgcccgaaggtaccacgttcatctgtacaaacaatagtacgcaagtataaacaccatgatcccacgcagctgtcataccactcaggaaggagatgcgttctgtctcatagagatgaatgtactttggtgcgaaaagtgcaaatcaatcccagaccaacagcataggaccttgtgaagctgctggaggaaacaggtacaaaagtatctatattcacagtaaaacgagtcctacatcaacataacctgaaaggccgctcagcaaggaagaagccactgttccaaaaccgccataaaaaagccagactacggtttgcaactgcacagggaatttttactaggattaaatgtcaggaattgtgaaaaggtgattttaaatgtatttggctaaggtgtatgtaaacttccgacttcaactgtatttcctcatagttggtggttgaaaatacaatctacaaaGGACCTTCTAACAagcaggtttgcatgggcgggagtttcagctttccatggtgacatcaccttGCAGTAAATAGGTTAACAGAGCAATAACAAAGTGAGTtttaaacctctctgccaataacaactagttttcagttttcctctccccactcagaccaatcACAGACAGTCCAACAACATTTTAgcttgagaaatagttttttttgttgctaaaaGCTATTTTTGCTAATTTTAATGGAAATCTGTTATTACAGTAAGttatttaattgttacccagaaatgatttgatattgatatacagtaccagtcaaaagtttggacacacctactcgacTTCACAGAGAAAAACGTAATGAAATGggattcaaataattgaaccgacatcagccaattagttgtttaaaaatgaTTAACTGAAATGTCAGTTAATCACAGCACTAAGGATTTCACAATGATAACTACAGCACCAGTCACATGTTTGTACACGCCAACTAATTCCAGTGGTTTTCTTTATtgttcactattttctacattgaagacatcaaaactatgaaataatacatatagaatcatgtagtaaccaaaaaagtgttaaacaaatcaaaatatattttatatttgagattcttcaaagtagccaccctttgccttgttgacagctttgcacactcttggcattctctcaaccagcttcacctggaatgcttttccaacagtcttgaaggagttcccacatatgctgagcacttgttggctgcttttccttcactctgcggtccgactaatcccaaaccatctcaattgggttgaggtcgggtgattgtggaggccaggtcatctgatgcagtgctccatcactctccttcttggtcaaatagcccttacacagcctggaggtgtgttgggtcattgtcctgttgaaaaacaaatgatagtcccactaagcacaaaccagataggatggcgtatagctacagaatgctgtggtagccatgctggttaagtgtgccttgaatttgaaataaatcactgacagtgtcagttggttgagagaatgccaagagtgtgcaaagcagtcatcaatgcaaagggtggctacttttaataatctcaaatataaaatgttgatttgtttaacacttttttggttactacgtgattccatatgtgttgtcatagtttcgatgtcttcactattattctacaatgtagaaaatagtacaaataaagaaatacccttgaatgatTAGCTGTGTACTGTATAAATGGCTGCATCGGGCCTTTAAGGGAAAGGCGCGTGGGCTTCCCCCCAGCCCCTTTCAGCCTTCAATGACACGACCATTCATCTTTAGTTGTCATCATTTCATAAAACAAGAACCAagatatttttttgtttgttttaccaTTTTACAACATTATATCACTGTTTATATTCACAGAGATATTCCTGGGAGTTTCACACTGTGAAAAAGGAAACAGAGTTCATATACTTTCGAACACTCCACCTGTTGACTGAAATCTGCAAATACATGTCCATTTTAGTAAATTAGTCTGAATTCAAGGCCTGTACAGAGTTTGGTGGCAAAAATGAAAGGTGCTTGTGGCCGCGAGAGGAAGAACAAACACAATTAACCTGACTCAAACCACCAGAAAGTAAGGAAAAAAGTAGATATATTCTACCTGTTCATCTTTGTCTTTGTTCGGTGCAGGCAAGTACACtagcacagacccccccccccccaaaaaaaatggttGACACAACATTATTCAGATGTACTGTAAATAAACAACCAACAGACTGCACCTTTAAGGTGTCCCCATAGGCTAGCAAATAAAGAGCCAGGAGTACAGGTTCCATTTTACACCTGGATAGTTTATTGGTACACATACTAGAAAACAGTATTAAAGGAGCAGGGCAACAACAGTATTTTCATTGCTAGAAGCTCGACAgtacaatataaatacaaaaacacTAACATGATGATCTGTACGTTGACAAGCAAAAAAGAGGATATACAAATCGAAAAGGAAATCAAAAGCGAAATTATTCTGCAAAAATAATCTGCTTTGTCAACAAACTAGAGAGCAAAAGTTACATAGTCACACATAACAGAAACATTCAACTAGTGCAAAAgctctaacaaacacaatataGTCTTAAACTACACActatatttaatatatatatattatttgtatatttatttatatacctTTATATAAATAACCCCTTATTTTGGGATTTATAATTTGTAAAATAATTTAAATGTCCTAGCAGACATTGAGAGGCCCATTTGAAAGCAATGAAATACAATttaaaagcactttttttttttttaaacttgaaATTCTGCACTAGATATGTGGTGAGTGCATTAATTTGTTTATAGTGTGaggtgctagagagagagagagagagagtgcgagaaagAGGATTTGAAACAGAAAAGAAGAAAGAAACAGTAAGAAAGGAACCCAGTGGTTGAACCCAATTGTATTCCCCAGCCCTTGATTGACCAGGGTCACCAGTGAACACATTTTGGTTATTACCTACATACATTCCAATATATATAATATTCTCTGCAGACCATTTGGGTGAACAACAGCCGAATTCAACAGCAGAAAAAAGTTTAAAAGAAGCGGTTGCTGTCACTTAGGGTGTATGTATTTTCTGTTTTGGTCGATCTTTGTGAGTGCAATGCCATGTAGTATGAACACCTGACCACACAGTTGTCTGTCAGTTTATACTATGTGCACACAAACTACAGTACCCATGATTTCTTTATAACAACAACCCACAATACATCTCTCTAACTAAAACGTTCACCTGTCCAACACCGTAatatatggaacgccgtttggatctttgcgtgtcaaaatagatacacatcaaataacactatttgacgtgtcaaataagcttgttgaccaatcaggacctgaatatgactgcacgtcatattataatttaacgcgttcatacattgataacactatcactcgtatttcatatgtcaacACGATTCatgatacgtatgctatgatgctggtaaactTGTCTcgctacagtgctggtcataaaaaatgGATGCAAACAATGCTCTTCCcccaaaacatagcaaaacgacataatctgtttcagtagctatatagttagctagctacttaattaatggtcggacccatctatgtgaagctagaaacaataaggattagccacaatagtggactttgctgTCAGCCTTCAAATAAAAGTAtgtaattgacagtgatgcaaattaatacaaatagtagaattatgtcataattgaatagatcatgctaaacgaggttggaatgttatataaaatcaacaaaagagcgggactctgaaacaactgtgaattgagccacatttattgtcaacctatgtgtattgGACACTATTCCAGAAGAAAAACAATAATGTGTGGATGTTtgagtctgataactctgaggaggtcgttgggaaaaaatatcttgggcattgagtagactgatacctcATTGAGCCCCAATCCGCAGGTAAAGCTGTAcaatgcaatatgaatgtcaatacacacaatgggctgactggggaggtgatttcacagtCACAGTCCCGAGCTACAATGCTAATATTTTCATAAACTCTTcacagtagtgttctgtgggtgtcacagaGTAGACatataccccatttcattgcttcacattccaaccttgtttattaacattatctagtctaaa
This region of Salvelinus alpinus chromosome 8, SLU_Salpinus.1, whole genome shotgun sequence genomic DNA includes:
- the LOC139582696 gene encoding uncharacterized protein encodes the protein MLKLPEKSSSQTGTRILLEAMSNDKVHLARFILDALDGKIIDSKTEGAQTPLISSVLLPECQTRSKFIEMLLHKGASVNCQDESGRTALSYACEKGYLDAVKILVRNNADPEMVDAWGNTALMYAAVAGHSPVVAFLVRAFKRLGLQIDRQNKVGNSAVEVAKFLGHTDCFYALTSNSKKTRENDIGGQKDGHSHVSSDCNINEEKLERKLLDPIKTPDVLQVCPQSDSLTAVDGTWLPRRSGRRRNSLILKSRLQSMDSIEEFEREIDIPTFPQELVFSGVLTPKPPPRSNNLQTCPKLKTICVITKPGEKFTSSDNHLPPLTRGSEHLNHMSVLYSPRPAKNNLKTTKSCVSISAPISSSSSRLGILLTPITGNKGKDEWDNVKLKTGPDFSVRRFDDSYYQKRCSLPTSILSPAPPDRSKMPLHKTKTMFRNVSTTANTEIPDFTPPVTSSSTTFTVLGNKLFRRFTFPAFKQSGKEEQGGACGGDPASGSPRGMPRSETFPLSTRHPQVGSKPSIDSISAVKCEFDFNFKTAHSS